The proteins below come from a single Rhizobium sp. BT04 genomic window:
- a CDS encoding DUF2950 family protein, giving the protein MRRQSMVISFMLATALCTMPTTPALSQVQTDLAEYKAATPAPKFDSPSLALDRLKSVLGSNNIGDLGDLLGLNADKLRSSNEAMIAYGLIREGAERQMILKDVEGAKIVAIGDRLWPLPFPLTEDKDGKWSFDTQRGLEEIINRRIGENELATIDTMHEYVAAQYQYASDDRDGDGIYEFAKKLISSPGKLDGLYWDPSVYAEESPASALVETAAFGAAKRGEGYFGYRYRILTAQGDNVLGGKQSYVINGYMTGGFALVAWPVTYRVTGVQTFVVNGMSVIYQRDLGPQTEQRAAAIKEFNPDTNWTIVSE; this is encoded by the coding sequence ATGAGACGTCAATCGATGGTAATCTCGTTCATGCTTGCGACAGCGCTTTGCACGATGCCGACGACGCCGGCGCTATCGCAGGTACAGACGGATCTCGCCGAATACAAGGCGGCAACGCCCGCACCGAAATTCGATAGCCCGTCTCTTGCACTCGATCGGCTGAAATCGGTGCTCGGTTCCAATAATATCGGGGATCTTGGGGATCTGCTCGGTCTGAACGCAGACAAGCTGCGCTCGAGCAACGAGGCCATGATCGCTTATGGATTGATCCGGGAAGGCGCCGAGCGACAGATGATCTTGAAAGACGTCGAAGGTGCCAAGATCGTCGCGATTGGCGATCGGCTCTGGCCTCTGCCGTTTCCGCTGACTGAGGACAAAGACGGGAAATGGTCCTTCGACACGCAGCGCGGCCTCGAGGAGATCATCAATCGGCGCATCGGCGAAAACGAACTCGCGACGATCGACACGATGCATGAATATGTGGCTGCACAGTATCAATATGCATCCGATGACCGAGACGGTGACGGTATTTACGAATTCGCCAAGAAATTGATCAGCAGTCCGGGCAAGCTGGACGGCCTCTACTGGGACCCGAGCGTCTATGCGGAGGAAAGCCCGGCAAGCGCGCTGGTCGAGACAGCCGCCTTCGGCGCCGCCAAACGCGGGGAAGGTTATTTCGGATATCGCTATCGCATCCTGACCGCTCAGGGCGACAACGTACTGGGCGGCAAACAAAGCTACGTCATCAATGGTTATATGACCGGTGGCTTTGCGCTCGTCGCCTGGCCGGTCACATACCGGGTGACCGGCGTGCAGACCTTTGTCGTCAACGGGATGAGCGTCATCTATCAACGCGATTTGGGGCCGCAAACGGAACAGCGCGCTGCCGCGATCAAGGAATTCAATCCGGACACCAATTGGACGATTGTAAGCGAATAG